A single Candidatus Binataceae bacterium DNA region contains:
- a CDS encoding adenylate/guanylate cyclase domain-containing protein, protein MTFDEVLAQVLELLQREKRISYRALKRRFLLDDEYLEDLKSELIDAKQLAIDENGTVLVWNGSQPSPPEPKAAAASTPSTLPSGSNDGERRQLTVMFCDLVGSTALSEQFDPEELRDLVRAYQQNCIAVISRFEGYIAKYLGDGVLAYFGYPHAHEDDAQRAVHAGLGIVAAMRSFNLQRGETSLASLRVRVAIHTGLVVVGEMGGGDFREQSAIVGDTPNAAARLQEIADPDSVVISAATYQLIRGLFDCESLGARSLKGFTNPVQAYRVLRESEAHNRFDVAIQTGLAPMVGRDSECAILKERWERAPNHEGQIVLVSGEPGVGKSRLLQAFKEEVAKEPDRCWLECHCSPYHQNSALYPVIDLLQRLLRFEPLDGPVQKLAKLVEGLEQYGLPPAENVSLIAPLLTLPVPETYPRLTLTLEAQKEKTYFAVQSWLLTIAERTGLALVFEDLHWADPSTLELLGHLIEQVPTARLLLVLTCRPEFSPPWSSRSHFASITLNRLPRSQTERMVQNVTGGKLLPGQVLEQIIAKTDGVPLFVEELTRMVVESGLLRERDGHYDLSGPLPPLAIPSTLQDSLTARLDRLGDAREVAQLAATIGRDFPYELLRLIGSKDEASLQRALGRLVEAEVLYRRGVMPQAQFLFKHALIRDAAYESLLKSKRQQVHSRIAQALKEEFADLAKVQPELVAHHYTQAGLSEAAVPYWQKAGELALERCAFQESINQFIRALSLLPPQTDGLITDTQEQENGELRCTLLLAVGEAQRRGGQPVKAQETLLLVTTAARTLASADIIARAAFQFSLVGLQFGLVAPPSTIRWFEDTLAKLGSQDSPLKAAMLGALANVLPSVGANQRALEYGQQAAAMARRLGEEQLLPMILDGVCFALQSPLDARRRLAYANEMVESSSITDPKAGIGGLLDRQVAMGFALWWRLYSALQLANIEAAREDLGRYNRWVEDRREPFLMCLVNHFHACEASLEGRFADFERFAQEALAIGQALEVENAAGIFGTQMFTLRREQGRLREVEPLLRYFIRTPEGAHAWRPGLALIYAELGRTEEAAAEFDQLAQRDFSDLPQDGNWLIAMTYLADVCVFLGDKSSALTLYEMMRPYQQVNILISVGSACLGSASRFLGALATLMGRWDEAEQHFDDALTMNQRMAARPWLAHTQYQFARMLLSRDQPGDSAKAGALIEDALATARELGMVALEQRITNGAP, encoded by the coding sequence ATGACGTTCGATGAGGTTTTGGCGCAGGTGCTGGAGCTGCTCCAGCGCGAGAAGCGCATTTCCTATCGCGCTCTGAAGCGTCGGTTCTTACTTGACGACGAATATCTAGAAGACCTAAAGAGCGAGTTAATTGACGCAAAGCAACTGGCGATCGACGAAAACGGTACAGTGCTGGTCTGGAACGGTTCGCAACCATCGCCGCCAGAGCCGAAGGCCGCTGCAGCGTCAACCCCCTCCACCCTGCCGAGCGGCTCCAATGATGGTGAGCGACGACAACTGACGGTGATGTTCTGTGACCTGGTAGGCTCTACGGCGCTCTCCGAACAATTTGATCCCGAAGAACTTCGCGATTTGGTTCGAGCGTACCAGCAGAATTGTATCGCTGTGATCAGCCGTTTCGAGGGTTACATCGCAAAATATCTCGGCGACGGAGTGCTGGCTTATTTTGGCTATCCGCACGCCCATGAAGACGATGCGCAGCGGGCAGTGCACGCCGGCCTCGGGATCGTCGCCGCGATGCGTTCCTTCAATTTGCAACGGGGTGAGACTTCGCTCGCCTCGCTCCGTGTGCGCGTCGCCATCCACACAGGGCTTGTCGTGGTCGGCGAGATGGGCGGCGGTGATTTTCGCGAGCAGTCGGCGATAGTGGGCGATACTCCTAACGCCGCAGCCCGGCTCCAGGAAATCGCGGATCCTGACTCGGTCGTGATCAGCGCCGCCACTTATCAGTTGATCCGTGGCCTGTTCGACTGCGAGTCTCTCGGAGCGCGTTCTCTGAAGGGTTTCACCAATCCCGTCCAAGCTTATCGAGTATTACGGGAGAGCGAGGCCCATAATCGCTTCGATGTGGCGATCCAGACTGGCCTGGCGCCGATGGTCGGGAGAGACAGCGAGTGCGCAATCCTGAAGGAGCGTTGGGAACGCGCCCCGAATCACGAGGGACAGATTGTTCTTGTAAGCGGTGAACCGGGTGTTGGAAAGTCGCGCCTGTTGCAGGCCTTTAAGGAGGAAGTCGCGAAGGAGCCTGACCGCTGCTGGCTCGAATGTCACTGTTCTCCCTACCATCAGAACAGTGCGCTATATCCAGTTATCGATTTGTTACAGCGCCTGTTGAGATTCGAGCCTCTCGATGGGCCAGTGCAAAAATTGGCCAAACTAGTCGAGGGCTTAGAGCAATATGGCCTGCCACCAGCGGAAAATGTGTCGTTGATCGCGCCCCTCTTGACGCTGCCAGTACCTGAAACGTATCCGCGACTCACGTTGACGCTCGAGGCACAAAAGGAAAAGACCTATTTTGCCGTCCAGTCCTGGCTGTTGACCATCGCAGAACGCACCGGGCTGGCCCTGGTATTCGAGGATCTCCACTGGGCAGATCCTTCCACCCTCGAATTGCTGGGTCATCTCATTGAACAGGTCCCGACGGCCCGTCTGCTATTGGTTCTAACGTGCCGTCCTGAGTTCTCGCCGCCTTGGTCTAGCCGATCACATTTCGCGAGCATAACCCTCAACCGGCTGCCGCGTTCACAGACCGAGAGAATGGTGCAAAACGTTACAGGTGGGAAGCTGCTGCCGGGCCAGGTGCTCGAACAGATCATCGCCAAGACGGATGGCGTCCCGTTATTCGTCGAAGAGCTAACCAGGATGGTGGTGGAATCGGGTCTTCTTCGCGAACGGGATGGTCATTACGATTTAAGCGGGCCGCTCCCGCCCCTGGCGATCCCGTCCACACTGCAAGACTCGCTAACCGCAAGACTGGATCGCCTGGGGGACGCGCGAGAGGTGGCGCAGCTCGCAGCCACCATCGGGCGTGATTTCCCGTATGAGCTACTGCGATTAATTGGGTCCAAGGATGAGGCGAGCTTGCAAAGAGCGCTGGGGAGGCTAGTGGAAGCAGAGGTGCTCTACCGGCGCGGGGTGATGCCACAGGCACAGTTTCTGTTCAAGCATGCCCTGATCCGCGACGCCGCATACGAATCGTTACTAAAAAGTAAGCGCCAGCAGGTTCATTCACGCATTGCCCAAGCGCTCAAGGAAGAATTTGCTGACTTGGCTAAGGTGCAGCCAGAATTGGTCGCACACCACTATACCCAGGCTGGATTGTCAGAAGCGGCTGTACCTTACTGGCAGAAGGCAGGAGAGCTAGCTCTCGAGCGCTGTGCCTTCCAAGAATCAATCAACCAGTTTATACGAGCATTGAGTTTACTGCCGCCTCAAACCGACGGCCTCATCACGGATACCCAGGAACAGGAAAATGGAGAGCTGCGATGCACGCTCCTGCTCGCCGTAGGAGAGGCGCAAAGAAGAGGTGGACAACCGGTGAAAGCCCAGGAGACGTTACTGCTTGTAACGACGGCGGCACGAACCCTAGCATCCGCGGATATCATTGCGCGGGCCGCATTTCAGTTTTCTCTGGTGGGTTTACAGTTCGGCCTAGTTGCCCCACCAAGCACAATACGTTGGTTCGAGGACACGCTGGCGAAACTTGGATCCCAAGATAGTCCTCTCAAAGCCGCTATGCTCGGTGCTTTGGCGAACGTGTTGCCATCCGTAGGCGCGAACCAGCGGGCTCTGGAATACGGCCAGCAGGCTGCGGCTATGGCACGAAGGTTAGGGGAAGAGCAGCTATTACCGATGATTCTCGATGGAGTCTGTTTCGCGCTGCAATCGCCTCTGGATGCCCGGCGGCGGCTTGCCTACGCAAATGAAATGGTTGAGTCATCCAGTATAACTGATCCCAAGGCTGGCATCGGAGGCCTTTTGGACCGTCAGGTTGCCATGGGCTTCGCGCTTTGGTGGCGTCTGTATTCGGCGCTGCAATTGGCTAATATTGAGGCGGCCAGAGAAGATCTAGGCCGCTACAACCGCTGGGTGGAGGATAGGCGCGAACCATTCCTGATGTGTCTGGTCAACCATTTCCATGCCTGCGAAGCGTCGCTTGAGGGCCGGTTCGCCGATTTTGAGCGTTTCGCCCAGGAAGCGCTCGCCATAGGACAAGCGCTCGAAGTTGAAAACGCGGCAGGTATTTTTGGAACGCAGATGTTTACGTTGCGCCGAGAACAGGGCCGCTTGCGTGAAGTGGAACCGCTATTGCGCTATTTCATTCGGACACCCGAAGGAGCGCACGCCTGGCGTCCAGGACTTGCGCTTATTTATGCGGAACTGGGACGCACTGAGGAAGCGGCCGCAGAATTCGATCAGCTCGCGCAGCGTGATTTCTCTGACCTACCCCAGGACGGCAATTGGCTTATAGCGATGACATACCTCGCAGATGTCTGCGTATTTCTGGGCGACAAATCGAGCGCGCTGACGCTCTATGAAATGATGCGCCCATATCAACAGGTCAATATTTTGATCAGTGTCGGCTCGGCTTGTCTTGGGTCAGCATCGCGATTTCTTGGTGCCCTGGCTACTCTCATGGGGCGCTGGGATGAGGCCGAGCAGCACTTCGACGATGCTTTGACCATGAACCAGCGGATGGCTGCGCGGCCGTGGCTTGCGCATACGCAATATCAATTTGCCAGGATGCTTCTCTCACGCGATCAGCCGGGAGATAGCGCGAAGGCTGGAGCTCTGATCGAGGACGCACTAGCTACCGCGCGTGAACTCGGGATGGTGGCCCTTGAGCAACGTATCACCAATGGTGCACCCTAA
- a CDS encoding DUF4242 domain-containing protein: MPPLYMIERNFAEQIQPTPEISAAIKQVNGEVGINWLFSFLSADKRKTYCLYEAENPEAIREAARRLNIPADAIIEVGEIPADLPVTKWSVLR; encoded by the coding sequence ATGCCGCCACTTTACATGATCGAACGGAATTTTGCAGAACAAATTCAGCCTACTCCGGAGATAAGTGCCGCAATCAAGCAGGTCAATGGCGAGGTGGGTATCAATTGGCTTTTCTCATTTCTTAGTGCCGACAAGCGTAAAACCTATTGTCTATACGAGGCTGAGAACCCGGAGGCGATTCGCGAAGCGGCGCGACGACTTAATATCCCGGCTGACGCGATTATTGAGGTCGGTGAAATACCCGCTGATTTGCCAGTGACCAAATGGTCCGTGCTCCGCTGA